The stretch of DNA ATATAACATTCTATTGCAAATTGTTCATGTACTGTAATCAAGTCCATTCTGTGGCAAAATGTTTGTGTACTGCAATCAAGTCCAGATCCTTAAGAACTAGAAGCTACTTCAATAAAACAACAAAAATGTCACTTAAGGACATACCTCACCACCGTGCTCTACTATAGTATCTTCAACAACATCACTCAGCATTTCAATGGACCGGCAAAAGCCAAAGATACACAACCTTCTCCCCATATCAAGTCCCTATTAAAAACATTAGAACAGATTAATCATAAACCTAGAGACAGATGAAGACTACATAGCTTCAGTAGACACACACATTTGTTGCTGCAATATCAAAGAGTGCACCAAGACAAAGTCCTTGATTGGGATCCATGTAATCACTCTCCTGAAAGCGCTGAACACTTTTTGTTACCGGTGATTTTCCTTGCCTCTTCTGAACAACATATATGAACGTTAAAAAGCATTAATATCCTAGAAAGAAATGAGTAATTGATGATCCGTATGTATGCTTATACATGCCAGGTGAAGCATATGTTTTCTTGTGCCATATAAAGCACAGCCAAATTAAGACACAAGAACACACaatttaagatgattaatatgTAGCAAAAAATTATCTCAAGGAATATATTATTTTGTTCAACAAACAAATTTCTAAAGACATTAACCAGGTAGATTTTTTATTGGTAAACAAATATTGATTCGAGACAGTCAATGTGAATATTTTGTAAACTGAGACACCAGCAAGGAAAATCACCTATAATATGGCAGAAGCGAGGTGTGATATATCTACATAAGCTAATATTCAGCTACAACAGACACTAGAGAATAGAAGAACACTATGTCCTGAGAAAGATTTGCCTTGTAAAGTTAAGATACCCAACAATTTTAACATAATAGTTAAAGAGAAAGAATATGCTTAAAAAATGGTTAGGGAATAAAGGTACTTAATGcatgaaatatattttaaaattccaTTACCCTTACCTGAGGAAATCGACGAGGAACCAAAGATCCTCCTATCTGGATGAGCCCTTCAGAAGTAAAAAGAGTGATTCTATCTTCAGGGACCCACTCGATGGCTGTGAAATATTCAAGAACAGCCATAATTTCCAATCAGAGATCAAGAAGCTAAGTCAGATATTTTGACACAAACAGACGAGAAATGACCAGTAGAGAAGCAAATGGAATAGCTCAGTTACAACAATATCTGGAGCACAAGACTGATAACATTTTAATCATCACACAATTATATAAGTGGAGCTGCATCAGGATTCTGCAAGATATAACAAAGTCTTTCAAGAATAGTTGCATCATCTTACAGTGACACAACTATTTTACGAATAATACAATACAGCTAAACTGCACAAATAAACATACCCCACATATCAGATTCATTTCCTGTTCATAAGCATATTGAATTTTATGTATGTGAGAGTTCTATGACACTAGCTTTTCTTGAGTGCTTCGAGTAGCTGAAGTTCCAGACATTAATTACAAAAAGAATGTGTTTCTAGAGTATAGATTCTAAGTGATGAAAAACTAGTAGATCATTCAAAACTTTTATCTGAATGCGAAAAGATTAAAATTCTTAAATTATTATGCACAGCTTAGCTGGTTTCTGGTCTGTGCTCTAAGAAACCAAAATATCAGTTAGCCATATGCTCCCATGCCATGAATCAGCTATCGTTGCTCAGAGTTACCATATTTTCTCATCCTAATAAACTGACAGCTCTTACACACGTTTTGTGTCGACAAGCCCCAAATTCCAAGGACTAAGCATGAAATCTATGATGTTCTACTTCCAGTCCCTCCATATTTCGTTTCAGACAATAACACTTGAACAGAATCTGTTATATAGGTTCATACGAGGCGATATTTACAACCAAAGAGAATGTCTTTAATAAGTTCATAACAGATACCAAAACCCTGTTCCCGCAAATGATTCATGAATATAATTTTGCAACAGATTGTGATCTGAGGAAGAAAATCCTGAAATCTTGGATTCATCGATTACACACGGGACACGCCAAGTCGTGCAGAATTCACCAAAAAACAATCAAAATGAAACCCTAATATTCAAAGGTCAAGGTTTGCGAAGCGTACTTGGGCCGTCGGAGAAGACGGAAGATTCCCAGGGGTAAGGCACATAGGGATCGTCCCCGAAGCAGCCACCTTCGTCGTCGGATTCCTTGGCGCGAGGACGGGGCGATCGGCGGCCGCGGAGGACCAAGAGCTTGGGAAGAGAAGGAgcgggggaagaagaagagggagaggcaCGGGAGCGGAGGAATGCGAGTTTCCTCCTCGATGGGTTGGCGTCGGGGGAACGAGGGCGGGCGCCGCGCAGGTCGTGGAAGGAGGGCGAGAACCagagggaagaggaatcggccATGCCCGACGTCGTCGATCCAAGAATAGAAGCCGTAGGCGACGGAGACAAGGAAGAGGAGGACATGGGCGGTGGGGAAGGCGGAAAGGTTGACAACCGTGGAAGATTCCGTGGTCGTAATAAACACCGGTCTCCGTTTCTCTTCTCCTCCCCTGCCGTCAAGCAACAAGCCTCCTGTGGGCCCCCGCAATTCGAGCATCTACGAATCACACGTCAGGTAACGGAGCGTGTATCTGTTGACGAACAAAGGACGTGTTGCTCATTGTCAACGTGCACGATTCAGGATCATCGACCACTTCGATTTAAGCTAGAGAGCGGGTCCCACCAAGCTCAAGTTCTGCTACAAACACGAATTTTAATTGATTCTAAAAATGAAACAAACAACATATGATAAAATCATGTCATCAGAATGGCAAACACATCAATCAATGAAATCAACAAGAGATCGATCTTAATAAAAGGAATCAAAATGTGAGTTTGATTCAAGTCAAATCTCCAATAAGCCAACTGATGCcagaaaattataaatctgagcacCGCCATCAATCAGAGTTAAGATGAGTTGTGTGGCAAAAAGTATAATTCGACAACATCCACTCAAATATTCTATAAGATCAGATAAATATAGCCAATGTAATTTGGAGAATTAGAGCTTCAACCATTGCTGCTTAAATGCAGCAATTGATGTGACCAGGGATTGAAAGAAATGCTTCTTATTGACTGGGCAATGTGACAAGATATCATAATGGTTTAGCAACCACAACGTTACATTTTTGCAGTTGAATTTGAGCTCTTGTTCTTTGAGCCACAAAATAAGAAGAATTGTTGTTTGACCTCCTTAGGTCGAAACCTACTTGTGCATTGATGTTTTAACATGTTATTGCTATTCCTGGAGGGAGACTTCCTAGTTCATGACCCTGCAAAACCGACAGCAGCAATCAGAAGCTGACTTGGAAGGAAAGAATCTAGGTCGAGAAGTTTCCTTACCTATGTGTTTTCCATCATGGAACTGTGCAttctttgatgatttaaatgtttCTAAAAATTCCTTGGCCCTCTGCAGCTCGAGCTTCTGTCTGGCCCTGTCCCACTTGTGCTCAGCAGCCAAAATCTGAATTACACGAGGCAATGCCCGGCATGCTGCATCAGTGTCAAGAAATGCAAGGCGAGATCTCCGAGCAATGAAGTCGACGGCCGACTCGCAGTACTCGTTACGAGCACAATATGCAACCTCAGCCTCCAGAAAGGGGTAACCATGGGCAAGCCGCTTCCCTAAATTCTCATTCTGCAAAAATCACACAAGTAaaccattaaaatttatttacacACATATGAAGTGTTCAAATCATGTAGATATCAACTCGAGAACAATGATAAAACCATTGGAAGgtttttatttatcattgttaTTAAAATTTCTGCCAAGTTGCATTCTGAAGTGACAATTTGCATGTGTACTGCAAATAAACCAACCTCTTTCTAGCCACTGATTACATTGCGGTTACAGCATCCTGAAAACCAAACTTAATCCAAAAGTCCAATTACTATATACCACTTAAATTGAGATTGTATGGCGATGCTATTAAAGGGTCTATCCTGACATATGTTAATTATAGTGTGTTGTCACAGAGTTTTACACCATAAAATATCATGCATCTTATATCAATGAAGCTGAGCACAACCTGAGCAATAGCAGCCACTTGTTCAGCCAAAGTACCATATGCATGAGATAAATGCTTCGAAATAGCACTATCCATCACCCCAGGAATAACTTTTCCGCTATGTGTTCTTTTCATGCGGACATAGTGCTGAGCAAGAAAAGTGAATGATGCGGGATCCCAACCATATCCACCAACAAGGTGCAGGTTGTCAGTCACACAACCATTAGCAGGGTTCAGCTTGCCTGACCTTATAGCAGCATCAACAGCATCTTCAGCCATGCTGACAAGAACATGCAGAGTTCATTAAAGTAATTTTGAAACTGTCCAAGAATATCAAATCTCCTATAACAATTTATGAATGAATATGGAACTCAATGCAAACACTTGCGCATTACAAGGAATCGTCGGTAACTATAGATTGTACATCTTTCAACATAAACTATAATGCAACAAGGACCTTCACTAAATTATGCTCTGATATTTGGAATAACAAAATGAATTGTGTTCATTTTAAGTCAAGAACCAGAAACTACAAATTAATCAATTAGAACTATTGAAGATACGGTAAGCTTTTATATCTGTTAGATCAATAGTCAATATTTCTACAACTCATCATGCTTGCTCGCAAAATCCAGTAAATAAGTGCTCATAAAATACTTCAGATACCTCAGTTAAAGACTTGTTTATGTAGTACAAAATAACTATTCACGGTCACAGTAGCATACCCTTCCATGACATTCAGATCCCTACCAGACCAAACAAAACATGCATTTGGATGAAAATACACAAGGTAGCTTTCTGTTGTGTTGAGATTATATCTCATCATTTGCAAAGAGACCTTCATCAACAAACTggaatattttaataaattttaccTTCGATAAGTAGTCCACTTTCCACCAGTAATTGTGATTAAACCAGGATGATCTTCACGGACAATATGATCTCTGGATATACTCTCTGTGTTTTTTGCAGATGGATCCATGGCCAATGGCCGTATACCACTCCAAGCAGAAAGCACATCTGATCGTCTCACCTGAGGTTTTTAACCATATTATAAATCCAATTCTGCAATTCTATTCTTCCAATGAAGCTATCTACTAATGCAAATTAAATCAAATGACCACAACTTCAAAATACAAGTAGTTCCAAGTCTTTCATGTTGAAGAATTCAAAAGCATCCCTAAAATTCAAGTTGCTTGAGAGCCTAAGTGCCCAACTTCCTATGTTATACATCCTGCATGGGCAATATATCGACCCTCATATAACACCACATTACATGAAGCATACATAAGATGTCTCAATCTCTTGAAGATGTCCTACATTCCTAACCTACCCTTCCTTTCCAAGTAACAAAATGTTCTAGCAGTACATTATACGAAGAATGGACACTACAGAAAATTCTAAGCAAATGCTAGTCAGTCTTAGCAGTGAGCACAGCTAAAAGTGGAGGGAGAATGAATATATTGTTTGAAGTATACATTTAGGACTTGCTTCAAGCCTTCAACTAAATTAccctatagattttcaaaaagccaaattttttagccatttgaAAAAATTTTGGTGGCAAGGAATATGGGAGCTTCCCATTATCCCTCGCTTTAAGATTTTCTGCCAGAAAATAATCCACAGCTGCCTCCCTACTTAGGATAGATTGGCTCTTGTGTATTGGAAATGCTGTCGTTTGCATCCTGTGTGGCTCTCAGCCTATGTTTCTTGATCCTATTTTCTTCAAATGCTCTAAGTCTCTTAATCATATTTTCATTAAATGCTCTTTTCCAAAAATATTTTGGAACACTTGTGAACAAAAATTGGATACTCAATATAAGATTTATGTAAATTGGCTTGAGAGGTTTTGGCCAAGTGAAATGATCCAAATTAATTTGGCTTATTGATCCTGAGAGTCTTAGTAGATAATATTCTCTCATTGATTTGGAAAGCCTGCAACAGTGGTTCCTTTAATGGTACTAGGTAGGACTGGTCCTTGCACTACTTTCATGTTTATATTTTTAACTGTAACAAGTTCCAAAATTATAAAGGAATGCATGATATGTGTTACATTTAGGTTATGTATGAATGTCCTATGTGCCTATGTTTAGGTTATATTCTAAACTGTCTCATTGATTTTGTGCATTTACATCTATTCTCTTGCTCctgaagtcactactattcatttCTATGGTTAGCATCTGTTTTCCCTTATCCATTAAGACTTATCATGTAATTGTTTGTCATCTTGACACACTATAATGCCCTCAACTTTATTTGCTTAACAAATCAATATAAACAGTAAATGAATATTAATTCACTGAGTAGAGTTTGTGCATTATTCTACATCTATTCTTTTGCTGGTTACAGACTTCTGTGGCTACTATCCATTTTTCCCATTATGATTTATGGAGTGTTTGCTCTTCATATCCTGACGCACTATAATGCCCTCAACTTTATTTGCTTAATGAATAAATTTAAACAGATTATGCATCTTATTCATTTTAGCAAGTAAACTTAAAGGAGAGAATTGTTTTCCTAACTAAACATTCAACACAGAGTTTGTTCTTCATCCTTGTTTTCCATTCTTTATAAAAGATCTGTCAACAGAAGACCCATCAGAGACAATTTCATTCTTCCTATGGATTTCTAGGTTTTTATCTTTCCAATCACTCGTTAGGATTCTCAGGCAACAATCTCAAAGACAATAGACACACAGCAGTCTTCTTTCCGACATAGCCTAGTGATACCAAGTATTTTTTTGGACAGTGAGGAAGGGGAATCAAGATGTATAAGCTGATTACTGGTAAAAGAAATGACAATGTGAATTACTGAGTAATTCTCCTCCATTTTGTCTTGATTCCTAAATAATACTAGGTTATAAACTTTACAGAATAGTTGTATGTAATCCGAACAATTCCACAAGAATGGAAACTGAAAAGCAAGAAAAACACATCTATTCACGACACCAAATAAATTCTAAGTTGAACTGAGTACATCATAACCTTGTAAAAGAGAACTGTATACTTCCAAATAAAAACTGTTCAAGCAAAATCTGCTTAAATTAAAAAGTGGAAAAATAAAGCAGCCATTTACAAACCTGAACATTAAGATAGTTACAAATGGCATCCAATATGAATTGTATTTCATCTTCATGTGGCTCTGGGAGCATTGTAATGGCAGTGTTGGAGTCTGTAGTTCCAGCAATCGTCCTTCCCAACCAGGGTAACATAAAAACAACACGGCCATCTTTAGTTTTTGGAACAATTAGCCCCATTCCCTCAGGAGAATAATAATCAGGAAGCACTATATGGACACCGCTACTTGGACAAATCATTGCTGATAAATCTTTGTTGGCCATTTTTCTAACACTATCACAGAATGGTCCAGCCGCATTTACAACAACTTTTGCATATGCATCGAACTCTTTCCCTGATACAATTTATAGGTGTTAAGGAGCATAACAAGTGGAAGAAGATACATTAGCTACCCTACTAGACAAAACAAACCGTATTTTTTTTATGTAAATGCTAAAAAGAATAATTTCAAGCATAACCAACATAAAAGTAGGACAAGGTTTCCCCCAGCATGGTGATTAAAATGCCCCATCCAATACAAGCAAAATGGCAGTCACCTCTCCATGTGACTTTACTCTAAAGTCATCCAGCAACATACTACAGGCCATTAATGCCCATTAATGCAGTCATTTAACAAAATACTATAGGTTTTGTTATCTTCAATAACATAGCGGAAAGTCATTTAACACATACCCCACTGATGCCCacaaagattatttgaatacttcagttttatatgataaaattatcatgTATTGAGAGAGCAGAGGCTCGTGGTAGCAAAAGCCATATATTGTCGATTAGATATCAAAGGGTTCTGCTGACAATTCCTTTAAAAACAATGACAAACTCTTTGAGATTATTATATAAAGGTTACATATGGGGAACACTTTAACACCATAAtttttgttataaaaaaaatcagcaCTAAATCTGATAAGCAGATTATACTAACACTGATAaaagttggaaaaaaaaaaaaagaagcttatTAGATGACGGTCTAATCCCACATTTACAACtttaagagaagaaaagaagagaactaAGGTTTGCTTGGTGTTACCTGATAACTGGTCACGGATACGTGCGCCAATTATCCGTTCACCAAAATCATCCTTGATCAAAGATATCACTTCTGCATGGTTAAGCACTGTTGCACCCACTAGTGCAGCACTACAAGCCAGTCCTACATTCAGCCGGGAGTCATTCATTTGTCCATCATAATAAACAACTGTTCCCTTCAAGCTCCCGTTGTGACCCTTCCTAGACAGAGTTGGAAAAAGTTCAACTGACTCATTTGCAGAATAATATCGTGAGAGATGTAGCATCCTTCGACCAGCAACGAGATCATATAATTTCAGTCCCATCCAATAATATACAGCCTCAAACCATTCAaaacaaggtgtcatgcatggtaAAGCTTGACATAAGTGTGGGGCATTCTCAATGACCTGTTTACGCTCCCTTAGTGCGTGGAAAACAAGCTTCAACTGCCCATAATCAAGATTAAACACAGCTTTTTCCAGATATCGTACACCTGAAAACAAAGTACTAGTGAAatgagaatagaaaacaaaatagcCATAAATAACCTTCATAGTATTTATTTGTTTGGAATATTATCTTAATATAATGGATATATGGTGGTCAAATTGTTTGATAACCCTCGTCCATTTCAATCATTCCAATCTAGTTATCAGAGCAAATGGCATAAACCATAGAATTTCATCTTGAATATATATGCAGCACAATAACTGGAAAACAACCTTTGTTCATCCTGTTCAGTGATGAAAAATCCAATTGTCTCACTTCCTGATATGTTTACAGCATGGTCAGTGTGACACTTATTACCAGAGTGTCTACTGTAAATCCatttcatatgaaaatcataaaaGTTCTATTGATATATTTCCCTATATCAATAGGATGATGTGCATGTCTTTCTGTTTACTTTAATGTGTGATAAACTATAATAGTAAGAAAAATATATACCTCAACTAACCCTAAGTTACTGGAGCAGGTGTGGGTATGTACCAAGTGCTAATGTAGATTCGAGAAAGCCGTAAGTTATACAAATATAATTGTAGGAATCACGTAGAAAGCTTCAATCTGTACATATTTACATATGCTCAATCAGGCATTTTATGAAGTTTTTTTCATGCttcacataaatatattatgcatGAATGAAACAGAAACTTTACAAATATCTTTTGAAATATACTTATTATTCTTGTTGCTATGTAAATAAAAATTTGTACACAATAAAAGTTGTGTTTTTCATCAATTAAAAGAAGTGATGCCTttaaagaagaaaattaaaaaaatattaagatttttttagCTAACTTCATCATTTATTTGCAATCAATAGCACAAATGTAAAACAACAAGTTTTAAATTTATTTGTTCAAGTTTTATTAGAAACATAGCAGTGTCATAGTTTTGAATTTATGGGAGACAGTTCAGAAATTATGGAATTACATGTCCAGTATTAGGAgccacaacaaatacacatacaaGCTTCTGAATCATAGAAGTGTGCCTCCTTCTATGTGACTCCAGAAAGGGTACCTTAAGGGTTTCCCAAGGTTGCTGCTACTAATTGATCTTACCAACCCCCATCAAAAGACTAGATTTAATATTTTTCTGCAGAATGTATCTGTTATAAATTTCATTCATATAATACACATATAAGCTTCTGATTCACAGAAGTGTCACCAAAAGGGGGTACCTTAAGGCTTACACAAGGTTGCTGCT from Musa acuminata AAA Group cultivar baxijiao chromosome BXJ2-11, Cavendish_Baxijiao_AAA, whole genome shotgun sequence encodes:
- the LOC135626540 gene encoding uncharacterized protein LOC135626540 translates to MSSSSLSPSPTASILGSTTSGMADSSSLWFSPSFHDLRGARPRSPDANPSRRKLAFLRSRASPSSSSPAPSLPKLLVLRGRRSPRPRAKESDDEGGCFGDDPYVPYPWESSVFSDGPTIEWVPEDRITLFTSEGLIQIGGSLVPRRFPQKRQGKSPVTKSVQRFQESDYMDPNQGLCLGALFDIAATNGLDMGRRLCIFGFCRSIEMLSDVVEDTIVEHGGEVVTAEKVSSEGLLEKLTMTVVVPLLWGVPPASDTLRFAVRSGGGIVEKVYWQWNFL
- the LOC135626539 gene encoding glycerol-3-phosphate dehydrogenase SDP6, mitochondrial-like — its product is MATASRLRGLGAVLVASGATWAAVALVQPPASASDRGPAGLDAARRRIADPAAAIPPREVQESALIGTSVINPLDVLVIGGGATGCGVALDAATRGLRVGLVEREDFSSGTSSRSTKLIHGGVRYLEKAVFNLDYGQLKLVFHALRERKQVIENAPHLCQALPCMTPCFEWFEAVYYWMGLKLYDLVAGRRMLHLSRYYSANESVELFPTLSRKGHNGSLKGTVVYYDGQMNDSRLNVGLACSAALVGATVLNHAEVISLIKDDFGERIIGARIRDQLSGKEFDAYAKVVVNAAGPFCDSVRKMANKDLSAMICPSSGVHIVLPDYYSPEGMGLIVPKTKDGRVVFMLPWLGRTIAGTTDSNTAITMLPEPHEDEIQFILDAICNYLNVQVRRSDVLSAWSGIRPLAMDPSAKNTESISRDHIVREDHPGLITITGGKWTTYRSMAEDAVDAAIRSGKLNPANGCVTDNLHLVGGYGWDPASFTFLAQHYVRMKRTHSGKVIPGVMDSAISKHLSHAYGTLAEQVAAIAQNENLGKRLAHGYPFLEAEVAYCARNEYCESAVDFIARRSRLAFLDTDAACRALPRVIQILAAEHKWDRARQKLELQRAKEFLETFKSSKNAQFHDGKHIGS